A single genomic interval of Pseudochaenichthys georgianus chromosome 3, fPseGeo1.2, whole genome shotgun sequence harbors:
- the LOC117439204 gene encoding photoreceptor-specific nuclear receptor-like, with translation MMEDHQLKIPMMSSSSPSESSGSGGTDDSRAAKSPSPGKALSLALICKVCGDTSSGKHYGIYACNGCSGFFKRSVRRRLIYRCQASTGMCPVDKAHRNQCQACRLKKCLQAGMNKDAVQNERQPRSTAQVRLDSIDVDHEKEHLATTREPTSSSSSSSSSSSSSSVITWPHITSSISITSSVAPQRCTSPQNNHRFMASLMTAETCAKLEPEDVDENIDVTSNEPERASSEYHMALYPSSSENVYETSARLLFMSVKWAKNLPVFSNLPFRDQVILLEEAWSELFLLCAIQWSLPLDSCPLLSLPDLCPGMQGKTSYTGLDLRLLQEVFSRFKALAVDPTEFACLKAIVLFKPETRGLKDPEQVENLQDQSQVMLGQHIRSHYPSQPARFGKLLLLLPSLRFVNSERIELLFFHRTIGNTPMEKLLCDMFKN, from the exons ATGATGGAGGATCACCAATTGAAGATCCCCATGATGTCGTCCTCCTCCCCAAGTGAGTCTTCTGGGAGCGGCGGTACAGACGACAGCAGAGCCG CCAAGAGTCCGTCCCCGGGCAAAGCTCTGAGCCTGGCTCTGATCTGCAAAGTGTGCGGAGACACCAGCAGCGGGAAACACTACGGCATCTACGCCTGCAACGGCTGCAGCGGCTTCTTCAAACGCAGCGTGAGGAGGAGGCTCATTTACAG GTGCCAGGCCAGTACAGGCATGTGTCCTGTGGATAAAGCTCACCGCAACCAGTGCCAGGCGTGTCGGCTGAAGAAGTGCCTGCAGGCGGGCATGAATAAGGATG cAGTACAGAACGAGCGGCAGCCCCGCAGCACAGCTCAGGTTCGCCTGGACTCCATCGACGTGGACCATGAGAAGGAGCACCTGGCCACCACGCGGGAGcccacctcctcttcctcatcctcttcttcctcctcttcttcatcgtCTGTCATCACGTGGCCCCACATCACCTCCTCCATATCCATCACCTCCTCTGTGGCCCCCCAGCGCTGCACCAGTCCCCAAAACAACCACCGCTTCATGGCCAGCCTCATGACGGCAGAGACCTGCGCCAAGCTGGAGCCCGAAGACG TTGACGAAAACATCGACGTAACGAGCAACGAGCCGGAGCGAGCGTCCTCGGAGTACCACATGGCTCTGTACCCGTCCAGCTCGGAGAACGTGTACGAGACCTCGGCCAGGCTGCTCTTCATGTCGGTGAAGTGGGCCAAGAACCTGCCCGTGTTTTCAAACCTGCCCTTCAGAGACCAG GTGATCCTGCTGGAGGAGGCGTGGAGCGAGCTCTTCCTGCTCTGTGCCATCCAGTGGTCTCTGCCTCTGGACAGCTGCCCGCTGCTCTCCCTGCCGGACCTCTGCCCCGGCATGCAGGGGAAGACCAGCTACACAGGCCTGGACCTGCGCCTCCTGCAGGAGGTCTTCAGCCGCTTCAAGGCCCTCGCTGTCGATCCCACTGAGTTCGCCTGCCTGAAGGCCATCGTGCTGTTCAAGCCAG AGACTCGTGGTTTAAAAGATCCAGAACAAGTGGAGAACCTGCAGGATCAGTCCCAAGTGATGCTGGGACAACACATCCGCTCACACTACCCCAGTCAACCAGCCAG GTTTGGAaagctgcttcttcttcttccctcTCTGCGTTTTGTGAACTCGGAGCGGATAGAGCTGCTGTTCTTCCACAGGACCATCGGAAACACTCCCATGGAGAAACTGTTGTGTGACATGTTCAAAAACTAA